The Deltaproteobacteria bacterium genome has a window encoding:
- the hisC gene encoding histidinol-phosphate transaminase: MLREHVKKLKAYSVEQPAHRIKLNQNESPYDLPAELKNKVIEKIRDLNWNRYASPFADSLRRAIAKKEDWDPEGVLLQNGSNSLINIIVTATAIRGKLMTVAPSFSLYAMEGKIFENRVIEIPLDPEDFSLPLKSFLQKLKKEKPSVVFLANPNAPTGNLFPEEELLQIVKARKETIVVVDEAYYPFSKKTMRPHLKDYENLVILRTFSKAFSAAGIRLGYLLAAPSLARELRKVMRPFCINLFQEAVGQVMLDHPGYVSDVVNQIVREREMLFNELKKIPGTISYPSQANYILFRVANASKTYTSLLDQGVLVRPMHGKGIENCLRVTIGTPEENRLFLQALSKP; encoded by the coding sequence ATGCTTCGCGAACATGTCAAAAAACTAAAGGCCTATTCGGTCGAACAACCAGCTCACCGGATCAAGCTGAATCAAAACGAATCTCCGTACGACCTTCCGGCTGAGTTAAAAAATAAGGTCATCGAAAAGATCCGTGATCTGAACTGGAATCGCTACGCCTCCCCTTTTGCCGATTCCCTGCGTCGCGCCATTGCCAAAAAAGAGGATTGGGATCCGGAAGGGGTTCTCCTGCAAAATGGATCAAACAGCCTTATCAATATTATCGTCACCGCAACGGCGATACGAGGCAAGCTCATGACGGTAGCCCCCAGCTTTTCTCTCTACGCCATGGAAGGGAAAATCTTTGAAAATCGCGTGATCGAGATCCCCTTGGATCCGGAAGATTTTTCATTGCCGCTGAAATCCTTTTTGCAAAAGCTAAAGAAAGAAAAACCGTCGGTTGTTTTTTTGGCCAATCCCAACGCCCCGACCGGCAATCTTTTCCCTGAAGAGGAACTGCTTCAAATCGTGAAGGCAAGGAAAGAAACGATCGTGGTGGTCGATGAGGCCTACTACCCCTTCTCCAAAAAAACGATGAGACCGCACCTCAAGGATTATGAGAATTTAGTCATTCTGCGCACCTTCTCGAAGGCCTTTTCCGCCGCAGGGATCCGTCTCGGATATCTTCTGGCTGCCCCCTCGCTCGCTCGGGAACTTAGAAAGGTTATGCGCCCCTTTTGCATCAACCTCTTTCAGGAGGCTGTGGGACAAGTGATGCTCGATCACCCTGGATATGTGAGTGATGTTGTCAATCAGATCGTCCGGGAACGGGAGATGCTTTTCAATGAGCTCAAAAAAATCCCGGGGACGATCTCCTACCCCTCTCAGGCGAATTACATCCTGTTTCGTGTTGCGAACGCCTCCAAGACATATACCAGTCTCCTGGATCAGGGGGTTCTCGTCCGTCCGATGCACGGCAAGGGGATCGAAAACTGCCTTCGTGTAACGATCGGAACCCCCGAAGAAAACCGGCTCTTCCTTCAGGCCTTATCAAAACCTTGA
- a CDS encoding DUF4215 domain-containing protein: MKRGTFFLLLFSLIGGYSASIFAGPPPILPKRGVIKKTTEAKIKREIITTGKWKDWWWRLFPVCGDGIRAGTEGCDDGNTVSGDGCSSTCLPECATRPGSVASLHCPTSCGNGVIDSGEVCDAGAANTDAPVADYSSVCRKDCQLARCGDGVVDRPMENCDSTAGCPVDTCVMTPPAPVNCAADSHPFCADSASPWTRTIDTRGTVGSTGGSTSFSNVGRSLEIDANGTLYTVSQEYVHYNPDGTPGIGVAGGEWRHETAVRQIDTCGTIIWEKRIPNTIAQSVDHIAVDGNGNSYVITARFNDILIRKYNYSGVVVWDTSYTGSISTREAYTISYFNGGTAIAVDCDGNIYATGSTRLTSENSDDVWIRKYKEEEGEPVLEWERTYNTGSGYRDYPASLILDGVGNLYILGWNDVEGLGRQSLLLKYSVDGDLRWSKTLGPLEYDALPRGLTVASDGNLYLATASEGRFLEKVSAIDGTLLGNLVLDGSDVIPHRYSRGITSDSGGNLYVVGWKWTDDPPSPVPTQAHADLLWIGKFSSDLSTSFWEDSLAGPSGGRGRPGMAPYDPTMEGDRAWVNFSSVVLDPSGNIYTIGSFINGEFVDLGRQDIIIRKYTPAGATDSWPTP; the protein is encoded by the coding sequence ATGAAAAGGGGGACATTTTTCTTATTACTATTCAGTTTAATTGGAGGCTATTCCGCTTCCATTTTTGCCGGACCACCACCGATTTTACCCAAGAGGGGAGTTATCAAAAAAACTACAGAAGCAAAAATAAAGAGGGAAATTATTACCACAGGCAAATGGAAGGATTGGTGGTGGAGGCTATTTCCGGTTTGCGGTGACGGGATTCGAGCCGGCACTGAGGGTTGCGATGATGGAAATACCGTTTCTGGCGATGGATGTAGTTCAACATGTCTCCCTGAATGTGCGACGAGGCCCGGTTCCGTTGCCTCGCTGCATTGTCCGACCAGTTGCGGCAATGGAGTCATCGATTCGGGCGAGGTGTGTGATGCCGGTGCTGCAAACACAGATGCCCCTGTTGCTGATTATTCATCTGTTTGTCGTAAGGATTGTCAACTGGCACGGTGTGGGGACGGGGTCGTCGATCGACCGATGGAGAATTGTGATTCTACGGCAGGATGTCCCGTGGACACCTGTGTCATGACACCGCCGGCGCCGGTAAATTGCGCTGCCGATTCCCACCCGTTTTGTGCCGATTCGGCCTCGCCATGGACAAGGACCATTGATACAAGAGGCACTGTAGGGTCAACAGGAGGGAGCACAAGTTTCAGCAATGTCGGAAGAAGTCTGGAGATCGATGCCAACGGTACCCTCTACACTGTTTCGCAGGAGTATGTTCATTACAATCCAGACGGGACACCGGGGATAGGTGTTGCCGGAGGGGAGTGGCGCCATGAAACCGCTGTGCGGCAGATCGATACCTGTGGGACGATTATCTGGGAAAAGAGGATTCCGAATACAATCGCCCAATCGGTCGACCATATTGCGGTCGACGGAAATGGCAATAGTTATGTGATCACCGCTCGGTTCAACGATATTTTGATTCGAAAATATAATTATAGCGGGGTGGTTGTCTGGGATACCTCTTATACAGGGTCGATTTCAACGCGAGAAGCCTATACCATCTCCTATTTCAATGGCGGGACGGCAATTGCTGTCGATTGCGATGGGAATATCTACGCTACGGGAAGCACTCGGCTGACGAGCGAAAACTCCGACGATGTCTGGATCAGGAAATACAAGGAGGAAGAGGGTGAGCCTGTTCTGGAATGGGAGCGCACATATAATACGGGATCTGGTTACAGGGATTATCCCGCTTCTCTTATTTTGGATGGAGTGGGGAATCTTTACATCCTGGGGTGGAATGATGTTGAAGGTTTGGGCAGACAGAGTCTCCTTCTCAAGTATTCAGTCGATGGTGATCTCAGGTGGTCCAAAACCCTTGGTCCGCTCGAGTATGACGCCTTGCCTCGTGGTTTGACGGTTGCGTCGGATGGGAATCTTTATCTGGCAACAGCCTCCGAAGGACGATTTCTGGAAAAGGTTTCGGCTATTGATGGGACTCTTTTGGGCAATCTTGTTTTGGATGGTTCAGATGTGATACCGCATCGCTATTCAAGGGGGATTACCTCTGATTCTGGCGGAAATCTGTACGTTGTCGGTTGGAAGTGGACCGATGACCCGCCGAGCCCAGTACCAACTCAAGCCCATGCCGATCTTCTATGGATAGGTAAATTCTCATCCGATCTGTCGACCTCGTTTTGGGAGGACAGCCTTGCAGGACCTTCAGGGGGGCGCGGACGTCCCGGAATGGCTCCGTACGATCCCACGATGGAGGGTGATCGGGCATGGGTTAACTTTTCGAGTGTTGTGCTGGATCCCTCCGGAAATATCTACACAATCGGCTCCTTCATCAATGGGGAGTTTGTAGATCTTGGCAGACAGGATATTATTATCAGGAAATACACACCTGCGGGTGCTACGGATAGTTGGCCGACTCCTTAG
- the sufC gene encoding Fe-S cluster assembly ATPase SufC, which produces MLEIKNLHARIGQDEILQGINLKVQPGEVHAIMGPNASGKSTLANVLAGRESYEVTKGEVLYEGKNLLKVSPEERAREGIFLAFQYPVEIPGISNAYFLKAALNAIRKHRGEEELDAMEFLALAKEKMKLLQMEDSLLNRPVNEGFSGGEKKRNEILQMAILDPKLAILDETDSGLDIDALRIVANGVNTLRNKNRAIIMVTHYQRLLNYIVPDFVHVLADGRIVHSGTKELAHELEAKGYSWLEKEKKTANL; this is translated from the coding sequence ATGCTCGAAATAAAAAATTTGCATGCACGAATCGGCCAGGATGAAATTCTTCAAGGAATCAATCTGAAGGTTCAGCCAGGAGAGGTTCATGCCATTATGGGACCCAACGCCTCCGGAAAGAGCACCCTCGCCAACGTCCTCGCCGGACGGGAAAGTTATGAGGTCACGAAGGGAGAGGTTCTTTATGAGGGGAAGAATCTCCTCAAGGTATCCCCGGAAGAAAGGGCTCGGGAGGGGATCTTCCTCGCCTTTCAATATCCTGTGGAGATCCCGGGAATCAGCAATGCCTACTTCCTCAAGGCGGCCCTGAATGCGATCCGAAAACATCGTGGTGAAGAGGAACTCGATGCGATGGAATTTCTGGCTCTGGCAAAGGAAAAGATGAAACTCCTTCAAATGGAGGATTCTCTCTTGAATCGTCCTGTGAACGAAGGATTCTCCGGTGGGGAAAAGAAGAGAAACGAGATCCTTCAGATGGCGATCCTCGATCCGAAACTGGCCATTTTGGATGAAACCGATTCCGGTCTGGATATCGATGCGTTGCGCATCGTCGCAAATGGCGTCAACACACTCCGAAATAAGAATCGAGCGATTATCATGGTCACCCATTACCAAAGGCTCCTGAATTATATTGTCCCTGACTTCGTTCATGTCCTCGCGGACGGTCGTATTGTTCATTCAGGAACCAAAGAGCTGGCTCATGAACTCGAGGCCAAAGGCTACAGCTGGCTCGAGAAGGAAAAAAAGACGGCGAACTTATGA
- a CDS encoding methylmalonyl-CoA carboxyltransferase produces the protein MSSQEKVDELSRRNQEAIESGGPERVEKQHAAGKLTARERIDLLLDPETFVEIDRFAVHRATEFGIGEQKIPGDGVIVGYGRVEGRLVFVFSQDFTVFGGSLGEMFAQKICKVMDHAMKVGAPVIGLNDSGGARIQEGVMSLAGYADIFLRNVLASGVIPQISVVMGPCAGGAVYSPAMTDFVLMVDKTSHMFITGPDVIRAVTHEEVSKEDLGGAMTHNAKSGVAHFITENDKNCLATTRRLLSYLPSNNLEDPPVVSANDPSDRIEEKLDEWVPDNPNKPYDMKGLIELVVDQGSFLEVQTDWAKNMLIGFARMNGKTVGIVANQPAHLAGCLDINASIKGARFVRFCDAFNIPIVTFVDVPGFLPGTDQEYGGIIRHGAKLLYAFCEATVPKVTIITRKAYGGAYDVMSSKHVRGDINLAYPTAEIAVMGPEGAVNIIFRNQLAQAKDPAREKERLVADYRKAFANPYKAAELGFIDDVILPRDTRRRIIDALEMLKNKRDKNPPKKHGNIPL, from the coding sequence ATGTCTTCACAGGAAAAAGTTGATGAGCTCAGCCGTCGTAATCAGGAGGCTATCGAGTCAGGGGGCCCGGAGCGGGTCGAGAAGCAGCATGCCGCCGGAAAGCTGACGGCCCGTGAGCGGATCGATCTCCTTCTCGATCCAGAGACCTTTGTCGAGATCGATCGATTTGCCGTCCATCGCGCGACCGAGTTTGGGATTGGTGAGCAAAAAATCCCGGGGGATGGGGTCATTGTTGGTTATGGCCGAGTCGAAGGGAGACTCGTTTTTGTCTTTTCACAGGATTTCACTGTTTTCGGTGGTTCGCTGGGGGAGATGTTTGCGCAGAAGATCTGCAAGGTGATGGATCATGCGATGAAGGTGGGGGCACCGGTGATCGGCCTCAATGACTCCGGCGGGGCGAGGATTCAGGAAGGAGTCATGAGCCTCGCCGGTTACGCCGATATTTTCTTGAGGAATGTCTTGGCCTCGGGTGTGATTCCTCAAATTTCCGTGGTGATGGGACCTTGTGCCGGTGGGGCGGTCTATTCACCCGCCATGACCGATTTTGTGCTGATGGTCGACAAGACGAGTCATATGTTTATTACCGGCCCTGACGTGATCCGAGCGGTAACGCATGAGGAGGTTTCCAAAGAGGACCTCGGTGGGGCGATGACCCATAACGCGAAATCAGGGGTTGCCCATTTCATCACCGAGAACGACAAAAATTGTCTTGCGACGACCCGTCGACTTTTAAGTTATCTCCCCTCGAATAATTTGGAGGATCCACCAGTCGTTTCTGCAAATGACCCCTCAGATCGCATCGAAGAGAAATTGGATGAGTGGGTCCCGGACAATCCGAACAAGCCGTACGACATGAAGGGATTGATCGAGCTCGTTGTCGATCAAGGCTCCTTTCTGGAGGTTCAGACCGATTGGGCGAAGAATATGTTGATCGGATTTGCGCGGATGAATGGAAAAACAGTCGGGATTGTCGCCAATCAGCCGGCCCATCTCGCCGGTTGTCTCGATATCAATGCCTCAATCAAGGGGGCCAGATTTGTCCGGTTTTGCGATGCCTTCAATATTCCGATCGTCACGTTTGTTGATGTCCCCGGTTTTCTACCCGGAACGGATCAGGAGTATGGTGGGATCATCCGGCATGGGGCGAAGCTTCTGTACGCCTTCTGTGAGGCAACAGTCCCGAAGGTCACGATCATTACGCGAAAGGCGTATGGTGGAGCGTATGACGTCATGAGTTCCAAACATGTTCGTGGCGATATTAATCTGGCCTATCCGACGGCGGAGATTGCAGTCATGGGACCTGAGGGGGCGGTTAATATAATTTTTAGAAATCAACTCGCACAAGCGAAGGATCCAGCAAGGGAGAAGGAGCGACTAGTTGCCGACTATCGAAAGGCCTTCGCAAATCCGTACAAAGCAGCCGAACTTGGATTTATCGATGATGTGATCCTCCCCCGCGACACCCGCCGCCGGATCATCGATGCGTTGGAGATGCTCAAAAATAAACGCGACAAAAACCCGCCAAAAAAACATGGGAATATCCCTTTATAG
- a CDS encoding alkaline phosphatase family protein gives MGISLYRSFLLAGFLITLSLSSSEAGTKRVVIVVLDQMRPDFINNYDLTHLRGLRRDSVDFVNASVGHFPAITPVSHAVIGTGLFPKRFGWGDEIFRDAEGLVGEKGSWHSSYELSLPQYRRFFKKFTPRPGALSLLKRKLKGTAIAVGQKSYATILLGGRDADRVITLERVKEGEWKGWCVPSGLRVPTYISKPEGGRFYLHCSGDYGTKKTLYPLDGDHYVPGDDPGHQGGDVWTADAALEVMRREKNWRVLLITMGGIDKIGHIYGEMDGHKPKNPSFRLSGILKVADQQVGKIIAELKRQNQWEETLFIVTADHGGLSAAKNFYGDPRELKFIYGQLSKKDHREMPQAAQKWFQREIVDHGIADTAIRIWLTEEAEKDSESQCRSFSKMPGAIAVYKKQEVVQDAGYQLCSVFRGEKVPDFLSPVPILNTMVQKDSPDLVIQLEDDTGYRLLGDHGGLQEKVMRIPMLVHGLDRPAKASQCPIRLVDLMPVVMRSIGVDPPSWLDGNVNCL, from the coding sequence ATGGGAATATCCCTTTATAGATCATTTCTTCTTGCTGGTTTTCTGATCACCCTCTCTCTTTCGTCCTCTGAGGCCGGGACCAAAAGGGTCGTTATTGTGGTGCTTGATCAGATGCGACCTGACTTCATCAATAACTATGACCTCACTCATCTGCGGGGCTTGCGAAGGGATTCGGTCGATTTTGTCAACGCCTCCGTGGGGCACTTTCCGGCGATCACACCAGTGAGTCATGCCGTGATCGGCACGGGGCTCTTTCCCAAACGATTTGGTTGGGGTGATGAGATTTTTCGTGATGCTGAGGGACTTGTTGGCGAAAAAGGATCGTGGCACAGCTCTTATGAACTTTCCCTTCCGCAATATCGAAGGTTTTTCAAAAAATTTACTCCACGCCCAGGCGCCCTCTCCCTTCTTAAGAGGAAGTTGAAGGGAACTGCTATTGCCGTCGGACAAAAGAGTTATGCGACCATCCTTTTGGGCGGGAGGGATGCGGATCGAGTGATCACTCTGGAGCGGGTTAAGGAGGGGGAATGGAAGGGCTGGTGTGTTCCCTCGGGTCTCAGGGTTCCGACTTATATTTCAAAACCGGAGGGGGGACGATTCTATCTGCACTGTTCTGGCGATTACGGAACCAAAAAGACCCTCTATCCCCTCGACGGGGATCATTATGTTCCCGGCGACGATCCGGGGCATCAAGGAGGCGACGTTTGGACTGCGGATGCAGCCTTGGAAGTTATGAGGAGGGAGAAGAATTGGCGAGTACTCCTCATCACCATGGGAGGGATTGACAAGATCGGACATATTTATGGTGAGATGGACGGGCATAAGCCCAAAAATCCTTCCTTCCGTCTTTCGGGCATCCTCAAGGTTGCCGATCAACAGGTTGGAAAAATCATCGCCGAACTTAAAAGGCAAAATCAATGGGAGGAAACCCTTTTTATCGTGACAGCGGATCATGGGGGGCTCTCAGCGGCCAAGAATTTTTATGGAGACCCAAGGGAACTCAAATTCATTTATGGCCAATTGTCTAAAAAGGATCATCGTGAGATGCCACAGGCGGCCCAGAAATGGTTTCAGAGGGAGATTGTGGATCACGGAATCGCCGACACAGCGATACGCATTTGGTTGACGGAGGAGGCAGAAAAAGATTCAGAGAGCCAATGCCGTTCATTTTCAAAAATGCCGGGGGCCATTGCCGTTTATAAGAAACAGGAGGTGGTTCAAGACGCCGGGTATCAACTCTGTTCCGTTTTTAGAGGGGAAAAGGTTCCGGATTTTCTTTCCCCTGTTCCCATTCTCAATACGATGGTTCAAAAGGATTCGCCGGATCTGGTGATTCAGTTGGAGGATGATACCGGCTATCGACTGCTCGGTGATCATGGAGGGCTACAGGAAAAGGTGATGCGTATTCCAATGCTTGTCCATGGGCTGGATCGTCCCGCAAAGGCAAGCCAGTGTCCGATTCGACTCGTTGATCTCATGCCTGTTGTCATGCGGTCAATTGGAGTGGATCCGCCGTCCTGGCTGGATGGTAATGTTAATTGTCTTTAA
- the sufB gene encoding Fe-S cluster assembly protein SufB, translating to MEEIEKITSQEYKYGFISPIEAESVPAGLNEETIKLISKKKNEPSFMLEWRLKAYRHWLTMQEPKWANVHYSPIDYQGIVYYSAPKSKKEGPKSLDEIDPEVRKTFEKLGISLEEQMRLSGVAVDAVLDSVSVATTFKEKLAELGIIFCSFSEAVQNHPDLVKKYLGSVVPYTDNFFATLNSAVFSDGSFCYIPKGVRCPMELSTYFRINAANTGQFERTLIIADEGSYVSYLEGCTAPMRDENQLHAAVVELIALDNAQIKYSTVQNWYPGDKEGKGGIYNFVTKRGKCVGKNSKISWTQVETGSAITWKYPSCILQGDNSIGEFYSVAVTNNYQQADTGTKMIHIGKNTRSTIISKGISAGHGQNTYRGLVKIQKGATNARNYSQCDSLLMGPQCGAHTFPYVEVKNSSSTLEHEASTSKINEDQLFYCRQRGISSEDAVNLIVNGFCKEVFRELPMEFAVEAQKLLGVSLEGAVG from the coding sequence ATGGAAGAAATAGAGAAAATAACGAGTCAGGAATACAAATACGGCTTCATCAGCCCGATTGAGGCAGAGTCTGTACCAGCAGGGCTCAACGAAGAGACGATCAAACTCATCTCAAAAAAGAAAAATGAACCGTCTTTCATGTTGGAATGGAGGCTGAAGGCGTATCGACACTGGCTCACGATGCAAGAGCCGAAGTGGGCCAATGTCCATTATTCCCCGATCGATTATCAGGGAATCGTCTATTATTCGGCCCCAAAATCCAAGAAGGAGGGGCCAAAGAGCCTGGACGAGATCGATCCAGAAGTTCGAAAGACATTTGAGAAACTTGGCATCTCGCTCGAGGAACAGATGAGATTGTCGGGCGTTGCGGTCGATGCGGTCCTCGATAGTGTCTCTGTCGCAACGACTTTTAAGGAAAAGCTTGCGGAGCTGGGAATTATCTTTTGTTCGTTTTCAGAGGCGGTCCAAAACCATCCTGACCTCGTGAAGAAATATCTGGGATCGGTTGTTCCTTATACAGACAATTTCTTTGCAACCCTTAACTCAGCAGTCTTTTCCGATGGCTCCTTTTGTTACATCCCAAAAGGGGTCCGCTGTCCGATGGAACTTTCCACGTATTTCCGGATCAATGCCGCCAATACCGGTCAGTTTGAACGAACATTGATCATTGCGGATGAGGGAAGTTATGTCAGTTACTTGGAAGGTTGTACCGCCCCGATGCGTGATGAAAACCAATTGCATGCCGCTGTCGTGGAACTGATCGCCCTCGATAACGCCCAGATCAAGTATTCCACCGTCCAGAACTGGTATCCTGGAGACAAAGAAGGCAAGGGGGGGATCTACAACTTCGTTACGAAACGAGGCAAATGCGTCGGAAAAAATTCAAAGATCTCATGGACGCAGGTCGAGACCGGCTCCGCAATCACCTGGAAATATCCGAGCTGTATCCTTCAGGGTGACAACTCCATCGGAGAATTCTATTCTGTTGCGGTGACGAATAACTATCAGCAGGCTGACACCGGCACGAAAATGATCCATATTGGTAAAAATACGCGCAGCACGATCATTAGCAAAGGGATCTCGGCGGGCCATGGGCAAAATACCTATCGCGGACTCGTCAAGATTCAAAAGGGGGCGACTAATGCAAGGAACTATTCCCAGTGCGATTCCCTGCTGATGGGGCCCCAGTGTGGGGCTCACACATTCCCCTATGTCGAGGTGAAAAACAGTTCTTCAACACTTGAGCATGAGGCCTCGACCTCGAAGATTAACGAGGATCAACTCTTTTACTGTCGCCAGAGAGGGATCTCTTCGGAGGATGCTGTGAACCTGATCGTAAACGGATTTTGTAAAGAAGTCTTCCGCGAGCTCCCGATGGAGTTCGCCGTCGAGGCTCAGAAACTTTTAGGGGTTAGCTTGGAAGGAGCGGTTGGATAA
- a CDS encoding serine/threonine protein kinase, with translation MVSQVEGIDNVACWLGWASFVGGGVARVCQVATRRSFLPEGMGFFRFSSGIGKIPLYWNGYRSLDRLTTQWHEKSQDPISDLLFLAGAVLGVCSINIAQKGLRSGGFLISLAGSLFDAIELIRIVDRHQKEPEQVTAGQVVLQGGITLLFGLPSRQIFPVFESCRTSVVKVWHPKRKEWVALKRAHVESTKKMIRTEATMVEKMRGPSDPHLMPLYDVYHNVYRGPLDEVGIVMPLMEGSTLEHFVQNRGGKRLTAHESVTIMLQVLEGVSAMHRKGILHHDIKPQNVFMLHKSHEAMLFDFGCARTVDPVLKTVEPDNLGSLPYMAPETFVELTTIDQAAPRLGIQPLHKPTFSSDVYSLGITLFQIVTGHHPYNLRVWSNYQSFMSNEVYFRKLLMEPPRRFRDLLRYDQLGSSECQALDHLELVCQRATQFRPENRWQSVEEFSGALRLWQQTYSHLKI, from the coding sequence ATGGTTTCTCAAGTTGAAGGGATCGACAATGTCGCCTGTTGGCTCGGATGGGCCTCTTTTGTTGGAGGGGGGGTGGCCAGGGTTTGCCAAGTAGCCACTCGACGGTCATTTCTTCCTGAGGGGATGGGTTTTTTCCGATTTTCATCCGGCATCGGGAAAATCCCCCTTTATTGGAATGGGTACCGATCTTTAGATCGACTGACGACCCAGTGGCACGAGAAATCTCAAGACCCGATCAGTGACCTCCTCTTCTTAGCAGGTGCTGTGCTGGGTGTTTGCAGTATCAATATTGCCCAGAAAGGTTTGCGAAGCGGTGGTTTTTTGATTTCCTTGGCTGGGAGTCTTTTTGATGCGATTGAGTTGATCCGTATAGTCGATCGACACCAAAAAGAACCAGAACAGGTGACGGCGGGCCAGGTTGTTCTTCAAGGTGGGATAACGCTTCTCTTTGGTCTGCCAAGTCGTCAGATTTTTCCTGTTTTTGAGAGTTGTAGAACTTCAGTGGTCAAGGTCTGGCATCCCAAGCGAAAGGAGTGGGTCGCTCTTAAGCGGGCACATGTCGAATCCACTAAAAAAATGATTCGCACAGAAGCGACAATGGTAGAAAAAATGAGAGGTCCATCCGACCCACACCTCATGCCTCTTTATGATGTTTATCATAATGTTTATCGTGGTCCTTTGGACGAAGTGGGTATTGTCATGCCTTTGATGGAAGGGTCGACGCTTGAGCATTTTGTGCAGAACAGGGGAGGGAAGAGACTCACGGCCCATGAATCAGTGACGATCATGCTTCAAGTCCTGGAGGGTGTCTCTGCGATGCATCGAAAGGGGATTCTTCATCATGATATCAAACCACAAAATGTTTTTATGCTTCATAAGTCGCATGAGGCAATGCTCTTTGATTTTGGATGTGCCCGTACGGTTGATCCTGTTTTGAAAACGGTTGAACCCGATAATTTGGGGTCCTTGCCCTACATGGCTCCTGAGACTTTTGTGGAATTGACAACGATTGATCAGGCTGCGCCTCGTTTGGGGATACAACCACTCCACAAACCGACCTTTTCTTCCGATGTTTATTCTTTAGGGATTACCCTTTTTCAGATCGTTACGGGTCATCACCCATATAATCTACGAGTATGGTCCAACTACCAAAGTTTTATGTCGAATGAGGTCTATTTTCGGAAATTATTAATGGAACCACCTCGTCGTTTTAGAGATTTACTGCGTTATGATCAGCTAGGTTCCTCAGAATGTCAGGCGCTCGACCATCTGGAATTGGTCTGCCAGAGAGCGACCCAGTTTAGACCGGAGAATCGTTGGCAGAGCGTGGAAGAGTTTTCAGGTGCGTTGAGACTTTGGCAGCAGACCTATTCTCATCTCAAGATCTAA
- a CDS encoding Rrf2 family transcriptional regulator, producing the protein MLHFNRKTEYALLALEHMARKDDSTETVTSAREIAIAHRIPYPIMAKVMQLLANKGFIKSVQGTKGGYVLAKSPEEITVENIVYIFEGSLAVAECFKEEKISCPQWDGCLIKGPFSELNRKIHTLLAQTTVKQLIKTDHKEFELPSHKEM; encoded by the coding sequence ATGCTTCACTTCAATAGAAAAACAGAATATGCCCTCCTGGCGCTCGAGCATATGGCGCGAAAGGATGATTCGACGGAAACAGTCACGAGCGCCCGGGAAATAGCGATTGCTCACCGGATCCCGTACCCGATTATGGCAAAAGTGATGCAGCTCCTCGCGAACAAAGGGTTCATTAAGTCGGTCCAGGGGACCAAGGGAGGTTATGTCCTCGCAAAAAGCCCGGAGGAGATCACTGTTGAGAACATTGTCTATATCTTTGAGGGGTCATTGGCGGTCGCCGAATGTTTCAAAGAGGAGAAGATCTCCTGCCCTCAATGGGATGGTTGCTTGATCAAAGGTCCCTTCTCGGAACTCAATCGAAAGATCCATACCCTCTTGGCCCAAACGACGGTGAAACAACTGATCAAAACGGATCACAAAGAATTCGAGCTCCCGAGTCATAAGGAGATGTGA